In Dasania marina DSM 21967, one genomic interval encodes:
- a CDS encoding LysR family transcriptional regulator, with protein sequence MATKVLGQLSDIDLRLLRVFRVVAESGGVSAAEVELNIGRSTISRHLKDLEIRLGVVLCRRGRSGFALTEEGQTIYKASLRLLAAMDEFRGEVNDVHQQMTGNISIVLFDKTVTNPQAAISKALRLFERAAPKVELEVFVEPLNEIERGLLDGRFQVGVVPLQRTASGIHYEPLFKEQMYLYCGRQHSFWDKSEISNAEILAAKYAGLGYMSPNMQIGQQLSMQRAATGYDQEAIATLIMSGCYLGYLPDHYAKQFVEQGMMKSVGEATFQYLCEFSTAYRLSPKPSRVVDTFIQCLRQAHDLVAVPS encoded by the coding sequence ATGGCGACTAAGGTTTTAGGGCAGTTAAGCGATATAGATTTAAGGCTGCTGCGGGTCTTTAGGGTGGTTGCGGAAAGCGGCGGGGTCTCGGCCGCCGAGGTAGAGCTTAATATAGGCCGTTCTACCATTAGCCGGCACTTAAAAGACTTGGAGATACGCCTAGGCGTGGTGCTGTGCCGTCGCGGCCGCAGTGGCTTTGCCCTCACCGAGGAAGGGCAAACCATCTACAAGGCCTCGCTGCGCTTGTTAGCGGCTATGGATGAGTTTAGAGGCGAGGTCAACGACGTACACCAGCAAATGACCGGTAACATAAGCATCGTTCTGTTTGATAAAACGGTTACCAATCCCCAGGCGGCTATTAGCAAGGCGCTGCGTTTGTTTGAGCGGGCGGCCCCTAAGGTGGAATTGGAAGTGTTTGTAGAGCCGCTCAATGAAATAGAGCGGGGCCTATTAGATGGCCGCTTTCAGGTAGGGGTGGTGCCGTTGCAGCGTACCGCCAGTGGCATACATTATGAGCCTCTGTTTAAAGAGCAAATGTACCTCTACTGCGGTCGACAGCATAGCTTTTGGGATAAAAGCGAAATCAGTAACGCTGAAATTCTAGCCGCCAAGTACGCGGGGCTAGGCTATATGTCGCCCAATATGCAAATAGGCCAACAGTTGAGTATGCAGCGCGCCGCCACCGGTTACGACCAAGAGGCCATAGCGACGCTGATTATGTCAGGTTGTTACTTAGGTTATTTACCCGATCACTACGCCAAGCAATTTGTGGAACAGGGCATGATGAAAAGTGTCGGCGAAGCCACCTTTCAATATTTATGTGAGTTTTCCACAGCCTATAGATTGTCGCCCAAGCCTTCGCGGGTGGTGGATACCTTTATCCAGTGCTTGCGGCAGGCGCATGATTTAGTAGCAGTTCCTAGCTGA
- a CDS encoding aspartate aminotransferase family protein produces MTDKLAGLTQKQLDAHWMAFTGNRQFKKDPRIIVSADGKYYTDAEGRKIFDGLSGLWTCGLGHSVPEINEAVAEQIKTLDYSPAFQFGHPKAFQLAEKITEFMPEGLNKVFYTGSGSESAETSLKIARAYWRKKGMPSKTKLIGRGLGYHGVNWGGISVGGIGPNRALYGQAVDADHMRHTMLPENVFVKGQPEAGAELANELLDIIALHDASNIAAVIVEPMPGSAGVIPPPKGYLDRLREICTANNILLIFDEVICAFGRMGTKTGAEAYGVTPDIINIAKQMTNGCIPMGAVITTDEIHDVFMAEGGPEYMVELPHGYTYSAHPVACAAGLASLNLLQTGNYIQNVADLSPYFEEAVHSLKGCNHITDIRNTGFAAGITVAALPGEPARRPYEIAMKMWEKGFYVRYGGATIQLGLPFTTEKSEIDSLINALGETFNQA; encoded by the coding sequence ATGACTGACAAGCTTGCAGGATTAACCCAAAAACAATTAGACGCCCATTGGATGGCGTTTACTGGCAACCGCCAGTTTAAAAAAGACCCACGCATTATTGTTTCTGCCGACGGTAAATATTACACCGACGCTGAAGGTCGTAAGATCTTTGACGGTTTGTCAGGCCTGTGGACCTGCGGCTTAGGCCACAGCGTACCCGAGATTAACGAAGCGGTAGCCGAGCAAATCAAAACTTTAGATTACTCACCCGCCTTCCAGTTTGGCCACCCTAAAGCATTCCAACTGGCTGAAAAAATCACTGAGTTTATGCCCGAAGGCTTAAATAAAGTGTTTTACACCGGCTCTGGCTCTGAATCTGCCGAAACCTCTTTAAAAATCGCCCGCGCTTACTGGCGCAAAAAAGGCATGCCCAGCAAGACTAAATTGATAGGTCGCGGCTTGGGCTACCACGGTGTTAACTGGGGCGGCATTTCAGTAGGCGGCATAGGCCCCAACCGTGCTTTATACGGCCAAGCGGTAGATGCCGATCACATGCGCCACACCATGCTACCTGAGAATGTATTTGTTAAGGGCCAGCCCGAAGCCGGCGCTGAGTTAGCCAACGAATTATTAGACATCATCGCCTTGCATGACGCCTCTAACATCGCTGCGGTAATCGTAGAACCTATGCCTGGTTCTGCCGGTGTTATCCCCCCGCCAAAAGGCTATTTAGATCGTCTGCGTGAAATCTGTACCGCTAACAACATCTTGTTAATTTTTGATGAGGTTATCTGTGCCTTTGGCCGCATGGGTACTAAAACCGGTGCCGAAGCCTATGGCGTAACCCCCGATATTATCAACATCGCCAAGCAAATGACTAACGGCTGTATCCCTATGGGTGCGGTAATCACCACTGACGAAATACACGATGTATTTATGGCCGAAGGCGGCCCAGAATATATGGTGGAACTACCCCACGGTTACACTTACTCAGCTCATCCAGTAGCCTGTGCTGCCGGCTTGGCATCGCTAAACTTGCTGCAAACGGGTAACTATATACAAAACGTCGCTGACTTAAGCCCCTACTTTGAAGAAGCGGTACACAGCCTAAAAGGTTGTAACCATATAACCGACATACGTAACACCGGCTTTGCAGCTGGCATTACGGTGGCAGCTCTCCCCGGCGAGCCCGCCCGTCGCCCTTATGAGATCGCCATGAAGATGTGGGAAAAAGGCTTTTATGTACGCTACGGCGGTGCCACCATACAGTTAGGCCTACCGTTCACGACTGAAAAGTCTGAAATCGATTCATTAATTAACGCCTTAGGCGAAACCTTTAACCAAGCCTAA
- a CDS encoding aldehyde dehydrogenase family protein, with protein MYKMAVSQPVELSEAGKEIKSLVDRARAAQKKIENYSQEQVDQLLRAMVWSVARPGVAEAIAKQAVEETALGNYEGKFTKMSKKCRAALFDIIDDVSVGVIEELPERNIIKVAKPIGVVGALTPCTNPEATPVIKAMNALKGRNAIVIAPHPRAKITTKMLCDKMRAALKACGAPEDLVIAIEQPSLDGTAELMKQCDVVLATGGGAMVKAAYSSGTPALGVGAGNACITVDETADLDDAARKIKLSKTFDYATSCSSDNNVIAVAAIHDALLEKLQAEGGYLVTEAEYPKFKDALWPDGSHLNPDIIAQSAQRIAEVAGVSIPEDKSFIIVPENGAGPEHMFSGEKLSVVMGFHKVADVDEAVALTNAIQEYQGLGHSCGLYTTNDKAIEKFAMGTKTSRVMINQPQSLSNSANVWNGMRQTFSLGCGFWGGNSVNDNINWRHLVNISWVSRPLDKVKVIPSDEDLFGDAMDLIK; from the coding sequence ATGTACAAAATGGCCGTATCACAGCCCGTAGAATTAAGCGAAGCAGGAAAAGAGATCAAAAGTCTTGTCGACCGTGCCCGCGCCGCCCAAAAGAAAATTGAAAACTACAGCCAAGAACAAGTAGATCAACTACTTCGCGCCATGGTGTGGTCAGTCGCTCGCCCCGGTGTGGCAGAAGCCATTGCCAAGCAAGCGGTAGAAGAAACCGCGCTGGGTAACTACGAAGGCAAGTTCACTAAAATGTCTAAAAAATGCCGCGCCGCCCTGTTTGATATTATCGACGATGTATCGGTAGGCGTGATTGAAGAATTACCTGAGCGCAATATTATAAAAGTCGCTAAGCCTATAGGCGTAGTGGGTGCCTTAACCCCATGTACCAATCCCGAAGCGACACCCGTTATTAAAGCGATGAACGCCCTTAAAGGCCGTAACGCCATCGTGATTGCGCCACACCCACGCGCTAAAATCACCACCAAAATGCTGTGTGACAAGATGCGCGCAGCCTTAAAAGCCTGTGGCGCGCCCGAAGATTTAGTGATCGCTATAGAGCAACCTTCTTTAGACGGCACTGCTGAATTAATGAAACAATGTGATGTGGTATTGGCCACTGGCGGCGGCGCCATGGTTAAAGCCGCGTACTCTAGCGGCACGCCTGCCCTAGGTGTAGGTGCGGGTAATGCCTGTATCACCGTAGACGAAACCGCCGACCTTGATGATGCCGCACGCAAAATCAAACTGTCTAAAACCTTTGACTACGCCACGTCATGCTCATCAGACAACAATGTCATTGCGGTTGCCGCCATCCATGACGCACTGTTAGAAAAGCTACAAGCTGAAGGCGGTTACTTAGTTACTGAAGCTGAATATCCCAAATTTAAAGACGCTTTATGGCCTGATGGTTCACACTTAAATCCTGACATCATCGCGCAATCAGCACAGCGTATCGCTGAAGTTGCCGGTGTTAGCATCCCTGAGGATAAATCTTTTATCATCGTGCCTGAAAACGGTGCTGGCCCTGAACATATGTTCTCAGGTGAGAAACTATCGGTAGTGATGGGCTTCCACAAAGTGGCCGATGTTGATGAAGCAGTAGCCTTAACCAACGCCATACAAGAGTATCAAGGCCTAGGCCACTCTTGTGGTTTATACACCACTAACGACAAAGCCATAGAAAAATTCGCCATGGGTACTAAAACCTCTCGCGTCATGATCAACCAACCACAGTCTCTATCCAACTCTGCCAACGTGTGGAACGGTATGCGTCAAACCTTCTCTTTAGGTTGTGGTTTTTGGGGTGGCAACTCGGTGAACGACAATATTAACTGGCGTCATCTGGTCAACATCTCTTGGGTTTCTCGCCCCTTAGACAAAGTTAAAGTCATTCCCAGTGACGAAGACCTCTTTGGCGATGCCATGGATTTGATTAAATAA
- a CDS encoding malonyl-CoA decarboxylase, whose amino-acid sequence MSFNLWMNSIAEAGRDLLRRSKDNKEDKDIKALCIDLCSNKGEAMGTALACAVVNAYHAMNEKQQLAFFKLLVSDYSPNSDTILRCAEAYKADTSQKNLQALDNAVEPPRQQLFRRINMSPTGTPTLVGMRADLQKHLKDHEDLRAVDNDLKHLLESWFNRGFLKIRSIDWKTPAHILEKLIAYEAVHEMNGWEDLRRRLENDRRCFAFFHPALEDEPLIFVEVALTHGLATAVQPLLAPQTNGQKPEPADTAIFYSISNCQEGLKGISFGNFLIKQVVMELQHELPQLTQFSTLSPIPTFCRWLHKELDNKDSSLINSKERKLLAQIDLENWHQDAALAETLKPVLMRLSAHYLHNEKRGAAPLDPVARFHLGNGARIEQLNWMGDTSKNGLKQSASILANYLYKLNKVEENHEAYINDNVVACSKKFKTLLD is encoded by the coding sequence ATGTCATTCAATTTGTGGATGAACTCCATAGCCGAAGCCGGCCGCGACTTATTACGCCGCTCTAAAGACAACAAAGAAGACAAAGATATTAAGGCGCTATGCATAGACCTGTGCTCTAACAAAGGCGAAGCCATGGGTACCGCCCTAGCCTGCGCCGTCGTTAACGCCTATCACGCCATGAATGAAAAACAGCAACTAGCGTTTTTTAAACTATTGGTTAGCGATTACAGCCCCAACTCCGACACCATACTGCGCTGTGCCGAGGCCTATAAGGCCGACACCTCACAAAAAAACTTACAAGCTCTCGATAACGCAGTAGAGCCACCACGGCAGCAATTATTCCGCCGCATTAATATGTCACCCACGGGTACGCCCACCTTGGTAGGGATGCGGGCAGACTTACAAAAACATCTTAAAGACCATGAAGACCTACGCGCTGTCGACAACGATTTAAAACACCTATTAGAATCTTGGTTTAACCGTGGTTTCTTAAAAATACGCAGCATAGATTGGAAAACCCCGGCCCATATACTAGAAAAACTGATCGCCTATGAGGCCGTACACGAAATGAACGGCTGGGAAGACTTGCGCCGTCGCCTAGAAAACGACAGACGTTGCTTTGCCTTTTTCCACCCCGCCTTAGAAGACGAGCCGCTAATCTTTGTAGAGGTCGCCTTAACCCACGGCCTAGCCACAGCGGTACAACCTCTATTGGCCCCCCAAACCAATGGCCAAAAACCAGAGCCCGCCGACACCGCTATCTTCTACTCCATTAGCAATTGCCAAGAAGGTCTAAAAGGCATTTCTTTTGGTAACTTTTTGATCAAACAAGTGGTAATGGAGTTACAGCATGAGTTGCCGCAGCTAACCCAATTTTCTACTCTCTCGCCCATACCCACTTTCTGCCGCTGGTTACACAAGGAGCTGGATAATAAAGACAGCAGCTTAATTAATAGCAAAGAGCGCAAACTATTAGCGCAAATCGATCTAGAAAACTGGCACCAAGATGCAGCCTTGGCCGAAACTTTAAAGCCGGTACTCATGCGCTTATCTGCCCATTATTTGCACAACGAAAAACGTGGTGCCGCACCGCTGGACCCTGTGGCTAGATTTCACTTAGGTAACGGCGCGCGCATAGAGCAGCTTAATTGGATGGGGGACACCTCTAAAAACGGTCTCAAACAATCGGCCTCTATTTTGGCGAACTATCTCTACAAGCTGAATAAAGTTGAAGAGAATCACGAAGCCTATATCAATGACAACGTAGTGGCCTGTTCGAAGAAATTCAAAACCTTATTAGATTAA
- a CDS encoding CHASE domain-containing protein yields the protein MKLLVHFFIPCLSYFFLGQLGLMLSIPPGFASAVWPASGVALACILLLNPTMATLGIGLGSLALNYGVVTNNYSELSLGAATLPAVIAAGAMLQARAGRYLFRLCNGDTLNLSTHTDIYKFTTIIAPASCLIAATIAVTALYTSNTVETENLIFNWGTWWVGDTIGVLLFTPLLLTIFAKKNISLERKMQVVIPALVIFLGVLLLFFNSVETRKEQLHRIIHDDAHIFLQEIEELLSISKGKLLAYSAFHQGSSTVSMQEFFAFSRAILAGDTTFAGVGWIERVPAEQRQTIEGYMQAQGFREYSFTELDKQGQLHIAGQRQEYYPVLYLYPIAKNIKAFGLDLAAIPDRLEILKTSQATTEAIATAPIRLAQEPENQRSIILYVPVFDTPAIYDGSQIQKKPQDFKGFISGVFRVNDLLGKLTPKAHRLNYDMSITDISDSNKPTVLLHEQQPSLQQFEPIIKQFKFGNRLYQLSFYATNNYQFSSKDWLSWSILTIGLLVTAILQSFILIITGITDRIRDEVNKKTADLQQAKQLAESANNAKSNFLANINHELRTPLNAIIGIINLCLKTPLSDKQQDYLDKAKRASSTLLSLINQTLDYSKIDSGKLEIEEKAFSLIDILTTINATFSLQVNSKGIEFNIILADTLPAQLIGDPLRIEQILLNLCSNAMKFTHKGKIEIIINVQQRKQQHILLEISVTDTGIGMSPEQQQYLFESFQQADSSTTRIYGGTGLGLTITKQLVELMGGSISVESTAQHGSRFNVYLKLGIDADTGEVSADNIQALFDRDINNSEKSSFMGNSSKATSHNSSTTTADETTAGSDAPLENTSVLLVEDVKMNQFVATSLLEDWGAFVAVAENGEHAIEILTKKPYFDIILMDIQMPIIDGYDATRIIRKTPQLQHIPIIAMTANVMTSDIDRCHAAGMNDHVGKPIDEDELLAKILKNKLTTVK from the coding sequence GTGAAGCTTTTAGTACATTTCTTTATTCCCTGCCTTAGTTACTTTTTTTTAGGACAGCTGGGTTTAATGCTTTCTATCCCCCCCGGCTTTGCCTCAGCGGTATGGCCGGCCTCGGGGGTAGCACTAGCCTGTATATTACTACTCAACCCCACTATGGCCACCTTGGGCATAGGGCTGGGCTCCTTAGCGCTTAATTACGGTGTAGTCACTAACAACTACAGCGAGCTTAGCCTAGGTGCAGCCACACTACCTGCAGTAATAGCGGCAGGTGCCATGTTGCAGGCCCGTGCGGGTCGATATTTATTTCGCCTCTGCAATGGTGATACGCTCAACTTAAGCACCCATACCGACATCTATAAATTTACCACTATTATTGCGCCCGCAAGCTGCCTAATTGCGGCAACCATCGCGGTGACAGCACTCTACACATCCAACACCGTAGAGACCGAAAACCTAATTTTTAACTGGGGTACTTGGTGGGTGGGCGACACCATAGGCGTATTACTATTCACTCCTTTATTGCTGACTATTTTTGCAAAAAAAAACATCTCCTTAGAAAGAAAAATGCAAGTGGTAATACCCGCCCTGGTTATATTTTTAGGCGTATTACTTTTATTTTTCAACTCAGTAGAAACACGCAAAGAGCAGCTACATAGAATAATCCATGATGATGCACATATCTTTTTACAAGAAATTGAAGAACTGCTTTCCATATCAAAAGGTAAATTGTTAGCCTATAGCGCCTTTCATCAAGGTTCTAGCACAGTATCTATGCAGGAGTTTTTTGCCTTTTCGCGGGCAATATTAGCAGGCGACACTACCTTTGCCGGCGTGGGATGGATAGAAAGAGTACCCGCAGAGCAACGCCAAACTATTGAGGGCTATATGCAAGCGCAGGGGTTTCGCGAATACAGCTTTACCGAGCTAGATAAGCAAGGTCAATTACATATTGCCGGGCAGCGTCAGGAATACTATCCCGTTTTATACCTGTACCCTATTGCCAAAAACATCAAAGCCTTTGGTTTAGATTTAGCTGCCATACCAGACCGGCTAGAAATACTCAAAACGTCTCAAGCTACCACGGAAGCTATAGCCACCGCGCCCATAAGGTTAGCCCAAGAGCCTGAAAATCAGCGTTCGATAATACTTTATGTGCCCGTATTTGACACACCAGCCATTTATGATGGCAGTCAAATACAGAAAAAACCGCAAGATTTTAAAGGCTTTATCAGCGGTGTATTTAGGGTAAATGATTTACTTGGCAAGTTGACCCCTAAAGCCCATAGGCTGAATTACGATATGTCTATTACTGATATAAGCGACAGCAACAAACCTACGGTATTGCTGCACGAACAACAGCCTTCGCTGCAACAGTTTGAGCCTATCATCAAGCAATTTAAATTTGGTAATAGGCTATATCAATTATCATTTTACGCCACCAACAACTATCAGTTTTCATCTAAAGACTGGTTAAGCTGGAGCATACTAACCATAGGCCTATTGGTTACAGCCATACTGCAATCGTTTATTTTAATTATCACTGGCATTACTGATAGAATACGCGATGAAGTAAACAAGAAAACAGCTGATTTACAGCAGGCAAAACAGCTAGCCGAATCCGCTAATAATGCTAAGTCTAATTTTTTAGCCAATATCAATCATGAATTACGCACGCCGCTTAACGCCATCATAGGTATTATCAACCTCTGTTTAAAAACACCGTTATCCGACAAGCAGCAGGATTATTTAGATAAAGCAAAGCGGGCATCTTCGACATTATTGTCACTCATTAACCAAACTTTGGACTATTCAAAAATTGATTCTGGAAAACTGGAAATAGAGGAAAAGGCTTTCAGCCTTATTGATATATTAACCACTATTAACGCCACCTTCTCACTGCAGGTCAATAGCAAAGGCATAGAGTTTAATATTATATTAGCCGACACTTTACCGGCGCAGCTAATAGGTGATCCATTAAGAATTGAACAAATACTGTTAAACCTTTGCAGCAATGCCATGAAGTTTACCCATAAGGGTAAAATAGAAATCATTATCAATGTGCAGCAGCGAAAACAGCAACACATACTATTAGAAATATCTGTTACTGACACGGGCATAGGTATGAGCCCTGAACAACAGCAGTATTTATTTGAGTCTTTCCAGCAAGCGGACAGTTCAACCACTCGTATTTATGGCGGCACAGGCTTGGGCCTAACCATTACTAAACAATTAGTAGAGTTGATGGGAGGCAGTATTAGTGTTGAAAGTACGGCACAACACGGTAGTCGTTTTAATGTGTACTTAAAATTAGGTATTGATGCAGATACCGGCGAAGTATCTGCAGACAACATACAAGCTTTATTTGATAGGGATATCAATAACAGCGAAAAAAGCAGCTTCATGGGAAATTCCTCAAAAGCCACATCACATAACAGCAGCACTACTACAGCCGACGAGACAACTGCCGGCTCTGACGCACCACTAGAAAACACCTCGGTACTGTTAGTAGAGGATGTAAAAATGAATCAGTTTGTGGCGACTAGCCTATTGGAAGATTGGGGCGCTTTTGTAGCCGTAGCCGAAAATGGCGAACACGCTATAGAAATACTGACGAAAAAGCCTTATTTCGACATTATACTCATGGACATACAAATGCCGATTATAGATGGCTATGACGCCACTAGAATAATTAGGAAAACCCCCCAATTACAACACATACCCATTATTGCCATGACCGCTAATGTCATGACCAGCGATATAGACCGCTGCCATGCTGCCGGCATGAATGACCATGTAGGAAAACCTATAGACGAAGACGAATTACTAGCAAAAATTCTAAAAAACAAACTAACAACTGTAAAGTAA
- a CDS encoding CobW family GTP-binding protein translates to MAAVPVTIVSGFLGAGKTTLLNRILNSDPSDKGKGLKVAVMVNDFGELNIDSQLVVSAEQNMISLENGCICCTVESDLIAQLRKLLQLREGRPDAILIETSGVSEPSKVVNTLRYPEFENHLTVDAVISVLDAEQFTGLEGSNKRLAMDQLSVADIVVINKVDLVSDEQLQNLKDNWLFPNACVYETTYGELPLALLLGQQAHRTVQDEHEDHSCDEHCQHQHDDFYSASWQSEQPLKIKALKSFFHNLPASVYRAKGFVRLSGAEQQMFLLHKVGSRLSIDRQLHWQGELNNQLVFIASAELDKTQLAADLAACTA, encoded by the coding sequence ATGGCAGCGGTACCAGTAACCATAGTCTCGGGTTTTTTAGGCGCGGGTAAAACCACCTTATTAAATCGCATTCTTAATAGCGACCCCTCAGATAAAGGGAAGGGCTTAAAAGTAGCCGTCATGGTCAACGATTTTGGCGAGCTTAATATCGATAGCCAGTTAGTGGTTAGCGCCGAGCAAAATATGATTAGCCTAGAAAACGGCTGCATCTGCTGCACGGTAGAGAGTGATCTAATCGCCCAGTTGCGCAAATTATTGCAACTACGTGAAGGCAGGCCCGATGCCATCTTAATAGAAACCAGCGGCGTGTCTGAGCCCTCTAAGGTGGTCAACACCTTGCGCTATCCCGAGTTTGAAAATCACTTAACAGTGGATGCGGTGATTAGCGTATTGGATGCCGAGCAATTTACCGGCCTTGAAGGCAGTAATAAGCGTTTAGCTATGGACCAGCTGAGTGTGGCGGATATAGTCGTCATCAACAAAGTCGATTTGGTCAGCGATGAACAACTGCAAAATCTCAAAGATAATTGGTTATTCCCCAATGCCTGTGTCTATGAAACCACCTACGGCGAATTGCCACTGGCTTTATTGCTGGGGCAGCAAGCGCATCGTACAGTGCAGGACGAGCATGAGGACCATAGCTGCGATGAACATTGCCAGCATCAGCATGATGATTTTTATAGCGCCAGCTGGCAGAGCGAGCAACCTTTAAAAATAAAGGCCTTAAAATCTTTTTTTCACAACTTGCCAGCCAGCGTATACCGAGCCAAAGGTTTTGTGCGTTTAAGTGGCGCCGAGCAACAGATGTTTTTGTTGCATAAAGTGGGTTCGCGCTTGAGCATAGACAGGCAGCTACACTGGCAGGGTGAGTTAAACAATCAATTGGTGTTTATTGCCAGTGCTGAATTGGATAAAACACAACTGGCTGCCGACCTAGCAGCCTGTACGGCATAA
- a CDS encoding amidohydrolase has product MSLSEASLPKGKDYRSSHTGHGAGKADTVFENGRIYTVNPAQEWAEAVAVKDGVFVAVGSRADMTPFIDEHTQVVDLKDRFIMPGLYDMHTHPDLTLAPGYAGYLDVGLEDPAPAQVKQSILDYAEANPNSEWIFGQYFVHFHFKREGIEADKNWLDSFISDRPVAVHDRSWGCILVNSKALERAGIDANTPDPRNGFIERDGITGEPTGILVDGAYSLIHAAMPPTPALALQRAYREGIQYQTSRGVVGTKYVHVCENRLDALKVVDDAGEMTLRVEAAISWQDDIFPVRRRWELLAGERHYYRSARLNANAVKFHFDGTHGSYSSYLSTPWPGQSEWRGGLNLTPEHIVDMVVDMDRRGIRVIAHCVGDGASDLFLDAVAEARKRNGPNGVRHQCAHSTVLLDENLPRFKELNVVAEFSPVGWLPEPYARAREVMGEERFDRMYNFKGVLDHGGLAVMGTDWPVSTINCWVGFEAMMTRKNPWFDNDETFHGHAITVEQAIRVMTINGAHCMGIEDSAGSIEVGKSADFIALDRNLFELELQGNVHNTQVDLTMMAGQVVWDRSGELSNTPLQAPLNPDNVTNFYDK; this is encoded by the coding sequence GTGAGCTTATCAGAGGCAAGTTTACCCAAGGGTAAAGATTATCGCAGCAGCCACACCGGCCACGGTGCAGGCAAAGCTGATACCGTATTTGAAAACGGCCGTATTTATACCGTAAACCCCGCGCAAGAGTGGGCCGAAGCGGTAGCGGTAAAAGACGGTGTATTTGTGGCGGTAGGTAGCCGCGCAGACATGACGCCTTTTATAGACGAGCATACTCAAGTGGTGGATTTAAAAGACCGCTTTATTATGCCCGGCCTCTACGATATGCATACCCATCCCGATCTCACCTTGGCGCCAGGTTATGCTGGTTACTTGGATGTGGGCTTGGAAGACCCAGCCCCCGCGCAAGTGAAGCAATCGATACTGGATTATGCAGAGGCTAACCCCAACAGCGAGTGGATATTCGGCCAATACTTTGTTCACTTTCACTTTAAACGTGAAGGCATAGAGGCGGATAAAAACTGGCTGGATAGCTTTATTAGCGATAGGCCGGTGGCTGTACACGACCGCTCTTGGGGCTGTATTTTAGTCAACAGCAAAGCCCTTGAGCGGGCAGGCATAGATGCCAATACCCCCGACCCACGCAATGGTTTTATCGAGCGCGACGGCATTACCGGCGAGCCTACCGGTATTTTGGTAGACGGCGCTTACTCGTTAATCCATGCCGCTATGCCACCGACCCCTGCCCTTGCCTTGCAGCGGGCTTACCGCGAAGGCATACAGTATCAAACCAGCCGCGGCGTAGTGGGCACCAAGTATGTACACGTGTGTGAAAATCGCTTAGACGCTTTAAAAGTGGTGGACGATGCCGGTGAGATGACCCTGCGGGTAGAGGCCGCGATTTCATGGCAGGACGATATCTTCCCTGTGCGCAGACGTTGGGAGTTATTAGCCGGTGAGCGCCACTACTATCGCAGCGCCCGCTTAAACGCCAATGCTGTGAAGTTTCATTTTGATGGCACCCACGGTTCTTACTCTTCTTATTTATCGACCCCTTGGCCGGGTCAAAGCGAATGGCGTGGCGGTTTAAACCTCACCCCTGAGCATATCGTCGACATGGTGGTAGACATGGACAGACGTGGCATACGGGTGATTGCCCACTGTGTGGGTGACGGTGCCTCCGACTTATTTTTAGATGCTGTAGCCGAAGCCCGTAAACGCAATGGCCCCAACGGCGTACGCCACCAGTGCGCGCACTCAACAGTATTGTTAGATGAAAACCTACCGCGTTTTAAAGAGTTAAACGTGGTCGCCGAATTCTCACCAGTAGGTTGGTTGCCCGAGCCCTATGCCCGCGCCCGCGAGGTGATGGGTGAAGAGCGCTTTGATCGCATGTATAACTTTAAAGGTGTGTTAGATCACGGTGGCTTGGCGGTGATGGGTACCGATTGGCCGGTATCGACTATTAACTGCTGGGTGGGTTTTGAAGCGATGATGACCCGCAAAAACCCCTGGTTTGATAATGATGAAACCTTCCACGGCCACGCTATTACTGTAGAGCAGGCGATACGGGTGATGACGATTAACGGCGCTCATTGCATGGGCATAGAAGACAGCGCTGGCAGCATAGAAGTGGGCAAGTCGGCAGATTTCATCGCCCTAGATAGAAACCTGTTTGAGCTAGAGCTACAAGGCAATGTACACAACACACAAGTGGATTTAACCATGATGGCTGGGCAAGTGGTGTGGGATAGAAGCGGTGAGTTAAGCAACACGCCGTTGCAAGCGCCCTTGAACCCCGATAACGTAACGAACTTTTACGATAAGTGA